In the genome of Dermatobacter hominis, the window GGACCCCGACGGTGCGGGGGTTCGATCTGGGGTCGACCCGGAAGCGAGGTGCCAGGGAGGATCGGGGGGATCCCCGCCGGACGTGCCGGTCCCGTCCGGGGCGTCCGGAGCCGGGTGGACCCGGTTCTGGGTGCCGTCGGAGCGGGTGCGGGACTGCGGGCGGAACGGCAGTGGATCGGACGCTGCGCCGGGCTGTGTCACGGACACGTTGCCCTGCGATCAGGGTTCGAGATCTGCCGCCCCCTCGGCCCCCGCCGGTGCGACGTCGTCCACCATACCCGGGGCCCGTCCGATCGGGCAACCACCCGGACGTGGGGTGCGGCGCCCCGCTCCCCCGATCCGGGACCCGTCGGGCGGGCGCCGGGCGGGTGGCCGGCGGGCCCGGTCAGCCGGCGATCAGGCGGCCGAGCAGCTCGTGGCCGGGCACGACCGGGGCGTCGGCGACGCCGGCCTCGGTGTAGGTGCCGCCGGGACCGTCGGCCGCGCTGTCGACGAGGACGTACGGGACGGGGTCGGGGGTGTGGGTGCGCAGGCGGAGCGGCGTGGCGTGGTCGGGCAGGAGCAGCAGGCGCCACGGGCCCAGGTCGTCGAGCGCAGGGACGAGGTCGGCGAGGATCTCGGCGTCCCACAGCTCGAGCGATCGGACCTTCTCGGCGGCGTCGCCGGCGTGGCCGGCCTCGTCGGTCGCCTCCACGTGGATGACGAACAGGTCGAGCCCGTCGGCGAGCCCGGCGAGCGCGGCGTCGCGCTGGGCCGCGTAGTCGTTGTCGTAGCCGGCGTTGGCGCCCTCGACGTCGGGGAGCGCCATGTCGGTCAGCACGCCGAGGCCGCGGACGAGGTCGACTGCGGTCGTGATGCCGCCGGTGATGCCGTGCTGGTCGGTGAAGCTCGGCATCGACGGCTGGAAGCCCTGGCCCCAGAGCCAGACCTGGTTGGCGTCGACCTCGGGGTGGCGGGCGAGCACGGCGCGGCTGGCGAGCATGACCTCGTCGAGCCGGGCCGCCGCCGCGCCGGTCGGCCACACTCCCGGCTTGCCGGTGAGGTCGTGGGGCGGGATGCACTCGGCGTCGAGCCAGTCCGCCGGGGCGACCATGATGTGGCGGTACTCGACGCCGGCGTGGAACTCGAGCTGCGAGTCCGGGTTGCCGCGGCCGAGCGTGGCGTCGAGGTCCTCGAGGACCTTCGCCGCGTCCTCGGTCGACGGGTGGCCGCCCGCGAAGTCGACCATCGTGCCGTCATCGCCGACCGTGACGAGGTTGCACCGGTAGGCCAGCCGGTCGGCCGGGAGCCTGAGCCCGAGCGACGCCGCCTCGATCGGGGCGCGGCCGGTGTGGAACTCGGCGGGGTCGTAGCCGAGGATCGCCATGTTGCCGACGTCGCTGCCGGCCGGCATCCCGTCGGGGATCACGCCGGCCCGGCCGACGGTCCCCCGCGCCGCCAGCGCGTCGAGCACCGGCGTGTGCGCGACCTCGAGCGGCGTGCGACCGCCCAGCCCCTCGAACGGCTCGTCGGCACAACCATCGGGGACGCACACCACGTACTTCACGTCTCGACCTCCTGCACCCCGACAGCATGGCCGACGCCACCCCGAACTCCGAACTCGCGCCCGCCCGGCCGGTCCCCCACGCCCCGCCCCGCCACGCCCCGCGGTCCCCACCCCCGCCCCACGGTGCCCCCACCGAACTTGGGGATCAGCGATCGCTCAGCGATCGCTCATCCCCAAGAACGCCGGATCGGGCTTCTTGGGGACATCCCCGAGGCGACCGGGGATCGGTCCCCGGTGACAACGACCGGACCAGGGCAGTCTGATCCGTGCATGCACGACGCCGACATCGCCCGACTCGCGGGCATCGCCGAGCGCCAGGACGGCGTGTTCCACATCGACCAGGCCATCCGCCTCGGCATCGACCGGCAGTCCGTGCTCCGGTCGACCCGGGCGGGATCCCTGCAGTCGGTCCACCCTCGGGTCTGGCGGTTCCCGGCTGCGGCCGTGACCGAACGCCAGCAGATCCGAGCTGCGGTGCTCCAGGTGGGACCCGAGGCGTGGGCGAGCCACGAGTCGGCCCTGCACCTCGCCGGCGTGCTGAACGTGCCGTTCGATGTCGCGGTCAGCATCCGGGCCGGAGGCAACCAGCAGCACGCCGGCATCCGGGTGCACCGCATGTGCGACCTGCACGACGACATGGTGGTGAAGATTGACGGCATCCGAGTCACGACGCTCTCCCGTGCAATCGTCGACGTCTCCTCCCGCTTCCGGCCGCAGCGCATGGACGACCTGCTCGATCGCGTCACAATCACCGACCGGCTCACGACGATCGGAGCGATCGACCGTGCGCTGCGTCGGTGCAACCGTCGCGGGCGCACCAACATCGCCGTGCTCCGGGACCTGCTCGATGCGCGCCGACCCGCTGGACCGGCGCCGCGCAGCGTCGCCGAACGGGACCTCGACGAGCTCCTCCATCGCAGTCCGGTGCTCCCGGAACCGCAGCGCGAACACCCGCTGCCGGGCTGGGATCACGGCGAGGCGTTCGTCGATCGGGCATGGCCCGAGGCGATGTTCATCGTCGAGGTCGACAGCCGGTCGTGGCACGCGCGCGAGAAGGACATGGCCCGGGACCGCGCCCGCGATCGGGCGGCTGCGGCCGCCGGGTGGCTGACGATGCGCGTCCTCGCGACCGAGGTCCGAGACGAGGGCGACGCGGTGCTCGACGACGTCGTCGCGACCTACGTCACCCGCCGCGTCCAGCTCGATGGCTGACCTCGTGATCCTCGGTGACATCCCCAAGAAGCCCGGATCAGCGATCTTGGGGACCACGCATCGCTCAGCGAACGCTCATCCCCAAGTTCGGGGGCGGGGCGGAGGTGCGGTAACAGTCGTGGGCGGGGCGGGCGGGGGGGGTTGGCGGGGGCGGGGGGGTCAGTAGGTGGGGAGGGCGCGGCGGACGAGGGACTCGACGGCGTCGAGGTCGGCGTCGCAGTGCTCGACGCGTTCGGGGCGCTCGAAGAGGTCGCCGAGGTGGGCGGGCAGCGCGGGGCGGACGCCGACCGCGGCCTCGACCGCGTCGGGGAACTTCGCCGGGTGGGCGGTGGCGAGGCACACGACCGGCACCGACGGGTCCGACAGCGGACCGCCGTCGGCGAGCGCCTCGGCGACCCCGATGCCCACGGCGGTGTGGGGGTCGACGAGCAGCCCGGTGTGCTGCTGCACGGTGCGGATCACCGCGGCCGCCGACTCGTCGTCCAGGCGCCCGCAGTCGAACTCGGCCTGGAGCTGCTGCAGCACCTCGACCGGCACCGACACCGTCCCGTCGGCCCGGAACGCCGCCATCAGGTCGGCCAGTGCGGCGCCGTCGCAGCCGAGCACCTCGAAGAGCAGCCGCTCGAGGTTGGAGCTGACCTGGATGTCCATCGACGGGCTCGTCGTCGGCACGACCTCGGTGATCGCCATCGTCCCCGTGCTGAAGAAGCGCGTGAGGATGTCGTTGCGGTTCGACGCCACGACCAGCCGGTCGACCGGGAGGCCCATCTGCTTGGCCACCCACCCGGCGAGGATGTTGCCGAAGTTGCCGGTCGGCACCACGAAGCTCACCGGTCCGCCGTCGGGTGCGACCGAGAGCGACGAGGTCAAGTAGTAGACGACCTGCGCCATCACCCGCGCCCAGTTGATCGAGTTCACCGCCGACAGCCGGACCTCGTCGCGGAACGCCACGTCGGCGAACGCCGCCTTCACCAGGTCCTGGCAGTCGTCGAACGTGCCCGGCACCGCGACGGCGTGGGCGTTGGCCGCGTCGAGCGTCGTCATCTGCCGGCGCTGCACGTCGGACGTCCGACCGTCGGGGAACAGGATCACGATGTCGACGCACGCCCGGTCGGCGCACGCGTGCATGGCCGCCGATCCGGTGTCGCCGGAGGTGGCGCCGAGCACGCACACGCGGTCGCCCCGCGCCGAGAGCACGT includes:
- the apgM gene encoding 2,3-bisphosphoglycerate-independent phosphoglycerate mutase, which gives rise to MKYVVCVPDGCADEPFEGLGGRTPLEVAHTPVLDALAARGTVGRAGVIPDGMPAGSDVGNMAILGYDPAEFHTGRAPIEAASLGLRLPADRLAYRCNLVTVGDDGTMVDFAGGHPSTEDAAKVLEDLDATLGRGNPDSQLEFHAGVEYRHIMVAPADWLDAECIPPHDLTGKPGVWPTGAAAARLDEVMLASRAVLARHPEVDANQVWLWGQGFQPSMPSFTDQHGITGGITTAVDLVRGLGVLTDMALPDVEGANAGYDNDYAAQRDAALAGLADGLDLFVIHVEATDEAGHAGDAAEKVRSLELWDAEILADLVPALDDLGPWRLLLLPDHATPLRLRTHTPDPVPYVLVDSAADGPGGTYTEAGVADAPVVPGHELLGRLIAG
- the thrC gene encoding threonine synthase, translating into MRYVSTRGAAPVLGFSDVLLAGLADDGGLYLPERWPELPPLEELRGLSYPEVAARVMWPFVDGDDAPGALDRDSFERLVHEAYATFDTPDVCPVVPLGSAGGPGGVEGDGPELHLLELFRGPTLAFKDVALQLVGRLFDHVLSARGDRVCVLGATSGDTGSAAMHACADRACVDIVILFPDGRTSDVQRRQMTTLDAANAHAVAVPGTFDDCQDLVKAAFADVAFRDEVRLSAVNSINWARVMAQVVYYLTSSLSVAPDGGPVSFVVPTGNFGNILAGWVAKQMGLPVDRLVVASNRNDILTRFFSTGTMAITEVVPTTSPSMDIQVSSNLERLLFEVLGCDGAALADLMAAFRADGTVSVPVEVLQQLQAEFDCGRLDDESAAAVIRTVQQHTGLLVDPHTAVGIGVAEALADGGPLSDPSVPVVCLATAHPAKFPDAVEAAVGVRPALPAHLGDLFERPERVEHCDADLDAVESLVRRALPTY
- a CDS encoding DUF559 domain-containing protein encodes the protein MHDADIARLAGIAERQDGVFHIDQAIRLGIDRQSVLRSTRAGSLQSVHPRVWRFPAAAVTERQQIRAAVLQVGPEAWASHESALHLAGVLNVPFDVAVSIRAGGNQQHAGIRVHRMCDLHDDMVVKIDGIRVTTLSRAIVDVSSRFRPQRMDDLLDRVTITDRLTTIGAIDRALRRCNRRGRTNIAVLRDLLDARRPAGPAPRSVAERDLDELLHRSPVLPEPQREHPLPGWDHGEAFVDRAWPEAMFIVEVDSRSWHAREKDMARDRARDRAAAAAGWLTMRVLATEVRDEGDAVLDDVVATYVTRRVQLDG